A genome region from Melospiza melodia melodia isolate bMelMel2 chromosome 28, bMelMel2.pri, whole genome shotgun sequence includes the following:
- the G0S2 gene encoding G0/G1 switch protein 2: METVHELIPFAKEMLSQKPNRKMVKLYMVGSVLAFFGVVIGLVETVCSPFSSQPSPEDEEDKNKPGAAREQQKREDLVLAKGKAQPALQRALVTRQHAS; this comes from the coding sequence ATGGAGACCGTGCACGAGCTGATCCCCTTCGCCAAGGAGATGCTGAGCCAGAAGCCCAACAGGAAGATGGTCAAGCTGTACATGGTGGGCAGCGTGCTGGCCTTCTTCGGGGTGGTCATCGGCCTGGTGGAGACCGTGTGCAGCCCCttcagctcccagcccagcccggaggacgaggaggacaagAACAAGCCCGGGGCGGCCCGGGAGCAGCAGAAAAGGGAGGATTTGGTGCTGGCCAAGGGCAAGGCACAGCCGGCGCTGCAGAGGGCCCTGGTGACCCGGCAGCACGCGTCCTAG